atacatttccttatgttattcaggAACTTCAAGCGGGACATCAaattgtctctaactcttctttactctcttaactagacctctcggtacttggaaactataggctagaagatatgtccctgacaacaccactatcatttgtggGTACTGAATCATGGCGCTTCCAGCCCGctatctgatgtatggactattcacaaccttctacatttgagcatttcgtaccttcttaacctttaccttacttagcttttaatctcgcattgtatcttctgtctctttaataacctcccttccacataggtagaattcacttccacttcttgaagctctactataaacttgcacctctagtgcgtacacaatccggtgggagcttcatacttactccttatgagactggtacttttttttttctttctagatttattgtagagccattatagaatatggctgttgtactatctttcttgtacctctaatgttaagagtgattttgcaatgttcagactcctaattcacttacctgatgtaactcgttagtttcctcttctctcccagcctttaagtaggcttaagctatcttccgatctgttgcTCGGGGTATTATTACTTTCACCTTTTGTGGACGCCatagaacatccataatataatcttctaacaattcaagcctttgtctgtgaggtggactcaattctttcttttaaatttatatcAGCGTCTCTTATAGTTgtaggaatgtcaacatatatgctacatggataatactctgaaatgttaagtgcggtcataacataactaactttgggtcattgatttaataattcctttcgtgccttctcagttttctttaaaagtgtgcaattacttctcctggtcgttctgccacttattgcatgaatacttggcttatcctaGTGCCCACACCTGTTTgaattttgtgcaactcatatgatctcaaatattactttttttttttttttttttttttacttcccgttcattagccacgataggtgccactttcttaaggAGTGTatataatattgtagtgagactgttgttacaacatcatttcttctttaggtcattatgcttatgttgaagccttcttccttatttcctcagctagtctttcgttgtagcacttagggaagaccctctgactctagTAGAGCTGTGAGctttttacatcgtatacccgatgaAAGATTTGATATACTGACTcgccaataattatccttagttacttatctctatgcccttatgctcgtagggttacttctgcactcgaatttttattatctcctcagtggcactctctcttttatttccataacacttatacggtaccttttactgcccaactcctatcagaatattcctcaaggattacgatgttgtATCTACGAGATCAAATTTCCTATGCTGGGTTTCACTTCATTTATCTTGCATGGTCTACTGATTTATCTAAGACCTCTTGTCTATCCATGACTAGGCTCTTACtgaattcctgaatgaacttctaactactcatcagtccatgctcatatttaccttctgggtaaccactcttgggttatgtcttctaacttaacttaacttttgcactggctcctaatgtatcaaggatgattgaatatcttacacacgacggtatcagatacctagtgtaactggaacacttaATCCCTTATGATTGACTTTGCTCAaagttcttgctttagggaagcatcttcctgaggGACCTTTacaggttattcttctgttgtcgattgtattattgctggaatgtaatatttgaaattctcttgatgtcaactattatcaccTCATTtgatccctaattgatgttcagtttatcttgttcactagcccatgctaatttctattactccgggggtctaaattGTTTTGTCTTGGTAATCATGTTGgacgcaccaactcatttctcgaaatgaggatatgacttttggcctatactcttttattgtctcaagacctgtcacctcttatgtttttccttcacttgactatagactctatcatcatatcatattttgatttactgttatcacccatttatcacatcttactcataatatttcatttactctcttcttattctcctgccaatactcgcattattctgaaaacttcaacaaaacattgtttcacttttagctcccctggctcaatccaccatttcgggttactctaacccaaactggatcttgatatcccatccttcttttaaatatatatgttagctcccatagggcataactgagatgggtgtgactaattgtacatacctctatttctgttgaaggtaacttagaatccttttaattctctgcctgacgtggaaattcggacaatcttcattaactaggtacctcgtacccttcttcaccttgcttctgttacctgttgaatcttatacttttaccttttgatactcccatggcctgttattcacggggtatgttggatattcccgtcttagggtaaatgggaaatttgcacatatggtaagcacgatctaatagggtctcaaacagggccacgtagtcaaaaattctctctctactaatgcttTTATATGCTGTTGTATTAGCCCTTTAACtagttataatttttctaattgaaagcatcgctatatcattagcaaacataagctttggctcgaactcttatgactcagctctatagcacgatttggatttgaatgaagggtagcagactcctaaatgccttgtagcctcctgcttataagtgtggtgcacaacacacccataaacaagactctactagacacggcttgtagactccctaggatagaactgctctgataccaagtttgtcacgccccaaacctgaagggacgtggccggcacccggtaccatactcggcccgagcgtaccactctgtaactgtgaactctagaggaataaccctcaacctacgccgatgagaccatattctgaatcatctaaaaatatcgtctgtctcatctaaggggtaaacatacccaaaaactcatatatatatatatatataaatgtacagactgaggaggccgccgtgaacatctactgttatacaaactatacaggacttgtctacaagcctctagagatagttgaactgtatcatggtcgggacagggcctcgacctacccatcaaacctgtatatatataacagactccaaggtctagacctggtaactccggggaagtggagcttaccaaccaagctgatatttggctctgtctactgggaaggtctatccagctgtctatcaggacctgcaggcatgaaatgcagcgtccccaacaaagggacgtcagtacaaataatgtactgagtatgtaaggcaacaaaataactgaaagctgaaactgaattgatgatataataacgaaatgtaactgggagtcaaaaataatctgaatatatgcttacctgctgatactgactcaactctctccatatagtatgtaaaaaagttgtccggccctataaggctcggtatgtgtaactgccctgccgtagtaggctcgctcataggcgctcggccatactaggctctgtatctcggccattctgggctcgctcataggcgctcggccacagtaggctcggtatatacttaccatctgatcagtggttgcccaataggggcctgcccatcgattatagctcgatggtggtaaacatACTGtaacattgtatatatatatatatatatatatatactctctgctctcttagatgaaataagacaatactaaactgaatatgaagtctcgataagggagaatactgtaacttcggagattaggataatgtgaataaattcaggaatacgaacttctctttatgcctcgttatcaaactcatgtagttacgggatcatgccaaaatgaagaaaggtttagccttaacataccttatcacaatatttccaatcaccaacttgaactcacctcttctcaccttaatctacaacaacgataataatactatcattaagttacgaaaggtacaactaacgcacaacgaacgacaagcttattttgtattaaaacggacagcatctcccctataatccttacttcttccaaattcaagataacaccacaacaccaaaaacaacaataagaacatatatacattagtttccaaccttatgcataccatacaatactacaaaacagcccaacacaccccaatcgcttcatacacaaaacgaccaccgtagtagtgtcaacaacccgaaattgttacgatgaacgaccagcccaacatcctgcatttatgtggtgtttctccacacccttcctcctccaaaactctcacaaaacagtagtaaaagatgctgcccaacagcacaacaaaacagtccacaaaacagtccgctacaagtgaataactcgaactcacggcttccgatcaccgtcccgtgagttcttacaagtatagaacgacttaccatgaatttacagcagacaaaatggatgaaagagagcagtaaactcaccttatttgttggataactcagctcctatcttggttcttcaaactctaggttttacctccaattagaacttgaaagggagagaaaatcaattagggtttgtgggaaatttttgggaggattctttgcagagcttatgtctggttattatgctctattttaagtataatatatgaagaaaataggcccttaaaaggcctctttggacgacccgaaatggcccatttttgggctttcatttaagcaagtaggtgacacacctacttgtcacctagcagcttgcgcagtatcgcaaaaatgcacatatctctctactccgatgtcgtattgacaaatggtttaatgcgttggaaactagactcatagagctttaatttgataggtggaacacaccataactctaagtatattgggagaaaattgcagttacatttgacccaaagtttcagtaaaacttatgaatgtaacttgtgatgactttcatcgacttttgttccacaactcgcttgacttaaaaacataacacacggatgtaatatgactaatataaatcataacataacctacttatcaatttaaacaccctggtctcactccaaaagtacatgttataacattcccaatttgtcgactttcgacgaaacattatttgttttcaattcctttagcttgtgaaacttccaaccatctttgtacttgttgttaatgatctttaatatttgtaacctccgaggtaatatgattaacttactttgcaaacttttcaaatatgatttcacttctgagcttacatcaattgacttatgacgactcatacgtacgaaaacatgggttgtaacagcTGGGATCTTGATGCCTAAGATGCCTGACTAGCTCTAGTTGTGGGGGTCGATAAGATCATGGCCACTGAAATCATGAAGAAGTACTAGCTGTTAGATGCCTGACACTCTATTGTCTACCAACACCGGATGTCTCACCAAACAAACCTGAAATTCTGCCTCTTTTTCTTGAGCTTCTATCTCTATCAGCCCTCTGATTATGTTTCCTTTCCTCAAGTTCTAAGGCGAATGACTGAATACGTGCAATATTCACACCCGACTGTATAAATACTGTCATACACTCATTTAGTATGTGAGCACCAAGTCTCGCTACATACTTGTGTACCCTACCCTCTATGTCTGATAAAACTATAAGAGCAAATCACTCCAAAGAATTAAAGTGAAGGTTGTACGTGCTCTACGTGTCTCTTTAGGTAAGTAATGACATAGGAATGCCTATGAGAACTCCCTCCATGTAGATGGATTGGCATTTGCTTCCCTAGACATCTCCCAAGCGGTATGCCCACCTGCTGCTAGATCCTATAATCTATATGCTACCAATTCAACTGACTGTCTATATGTGGCAAGCATAACTATGAGGGCTCTAGCTACTCTGTCTAGAAACTCCTGGGCATCCTCTGTTGTGCTAGATCCTGTGAAAGCTGGAGGCTCTAAACTTAGGAAATCACAAATCCTAGAACCCGTATCATCAACCTAAGGACCTATATGTTGCCATCTACCCTAAGTAGATACAATGCTAGTCAACAATCTCACAGCCTCCCTCGTGTCGTCGTGCTTAGGAGTTGGAGGTGCGGTAGTTGGAGAACCTCTAACCTCTCCCTGAACAGATGGAGTCTATGAAGCTCGGGATAGAAACTCATGTCTGAACACCTCATGCTCATCTAACTCAAGAGGTACTTTGCTAGTACCCTAGCCAGCAATGGCCTGCCCTTCTGTGTAGCTAAGAGTCTCTTTGGAGGCATCGTTACATATAAAATGTTTCGTTAGATGGCTAAATTCTTATAACACATCTCTATAGCATGATCTAAATAAGAAGGAGGGACAACCATCATataatgccctgtagcctcctgttcATATTTATGGTGCGCAACATACTCCTGAACAAGACTCCACTAGACACGGCCTGCAGGGACCCTAGGATTGAACTTCCCTGATACCATTTTTTCCACAACCCAGCCTAGGGCTGCGACGGATAAGTGACAATAAGTGTTGATCATCACTAAAGCAACTGAGAATCTACTACTCATGAATAAAAATTAACAAACTGAACAAGCAGAAGCATAGCTGATAAGAACTGTACAATCTAGAAAGCGAACAGGGCTAACACAAGCTGacatacaaaaatatactaaCTGCACATGTGCATATCTACAGGACTCTAGGAGTGCTGAACTGAACAAGTACTAGTGGAAcaagtgtaaggccccgtaaaagtttaccTAAAATGCATGGTTTCGTGGTGCCGATGTAGACTTATATCTACAGGACTCTAGAGAAGGTTAAGATTATTACAGAACAGTTGAGAACTGCCGCAGAGTTGTCAGAAGTCCTATTTGGATatacgtcgtagggatttggagttaaaagaagatgattgggtattcttgaaggtttcccctatgaagggtataatgcggtttggtaagaatgGGAAATTGAGTACAGGGTATGTCGAACCAtatagaatcattcagaggattggccaGGTGGCTTACatgctagaactacctccagaaatgtctttagtgcacccggtgtttcatgtatccatgttgaagaaggtgatTGAAGATCCGCCGCTTATTGATCCAATTGAGACTACTGATGTTAATGatgaaattccagttgccattcctGATAGGCGAGTtcaaaagttgaggaataaagagattTCCTTAGTGAAAGTGTTATTGCaaaaccaacaagtcgaagaggccacctgggaggccgaggaagagaaaaagaagaagtaccctaatctatttgaatagctatgtaatcgtATCCATGATGTTAAGAGCTAATTGATGTTTATGGTGATGTTGCCGGTGTTGTTTCCATATTGTTATACATTGTTGTGTTGTGGTTGTGTTGTTAgggttggtttctgggattctcggGCAAGTAGATAAGCccagttataggggaaactctttcaaaaattttggaaaattgGGGAGTTAATCAAAAGTTAGAACTGTTGATGTGTTATAGAAGTTAAGTTACATTGGTTTCTAATGGCGGATTttggccctcattcgaggacaaatgatcttaagcgggggaggatgtaaggcctggTAATATTTTCCCTAAAACCCGGAgtttcatggtgccgaagtagactttttgg
This sequence is a window from Nicotiana tomentosiformis chromosome 5, ASM39032v3, whole genome shotgun sequence. Protein-coding genes within it:
- the LOC138892397 gene encoding uncharacterized protein; translation: MRFGKNGKLSTGYVEPYRIIQRIGQVAYMLELPPEMSLVHPVFHVSMLKKVIEDPPLIDPIETTDVNDEIPVAIPDRRVQKLRNKEISLVKVLLQNQQVEEATWEAEEEKKKKYPNLFE